In one Saccharomyces eubayanus strain FM1318 chromosome VI, whole genome shotgun sequence genomic region, the following are encoded:
- the PRE4 gene encoding proteasome core particle subunit beta 7: MNHDPFSWGRPSDATYGAYNTQIANAGASPMVNTQQPIVTGTSVISMKYDNGVIIAADNLGSYGSLLRFNGVERLIPVGENTIVGISGDISDMQHIEKLLEDLVTENAYDNPLADSEEALEPSHVFEYLATVMYQRRSKMNPLWNAIIVAGVESNGDQFLRYVNLLGVTYSSPTLATGFGAHMANPLLRKVVDRESDIPKTTLQTAEEAIVNAMKVLYYRDARSSRSFSLAIIDKKTGLTFKKNLQVENMKWDFARDIKGYGTQQI; this comes from the coding sequence ATGAACCACGATCCTTTTAGCTGGGGCAGACCCTCAGACGCCACTTACGGCGCTTACAACACACAAATTGCCAACGCAGGCGCTTCTCCCATGGTCAATACTCAGCAACCAATAGTAACAGGTACTTCCGTCATATCGATGAAGTATGACAATGGAGTAATCATTGCTGCAGACAATTTGGGCTCCTACGGGTCCCTTCTAAGGTTCAATGGTGTGGAAAGACTCATTCCTGTGGGTGAAAACACCATTGTGGGTATATCTGGTGATATCTCTGATATGCAACACATAGAAAAGCTACTAGAAGACCTGGTCACTGAAAATGCATACGACAATCCTTTGGCGGATTCTGAGGAAGCCCTTGAGCCCAGCCATGTCTTCGAATATCTAGCTACTGTGATGTACCAGCGAAGATCAAAGATGAACCCACTTTGGAACGCCATCATCGTTGCCGGTGTAGAATCGAACGGTGATCAATTCCTAAGATACGTTAACCTACTAGGTGTTACATATTCCTCCCCCACTTTAGCCACAGGGTTTGGGGCGCACATGGCTAATCCACTGTTAAGAAAGGTTGTTGACCGAGAATCCGATATCCCCAAGACAACTCTACAAACTGCTGAAGAAGCCATCGTAAATGCGATGAAAGTCCTTTATTATAGAGATGCTCGTTCTTCAAGAAGTTTCTCCTTGGCTATAATCGATAAGAAGACAGGCTTaactttcaagaaaaatttacaGGTCGAAAATATGAAATGGGATTTCGCCAGGGATATCAAGGGCTACGGTACtcaacaaatttga